Proteins encoded in a region of the Anopheles aquasalis chromosome 2, idAnoAquaMG_Q_19, whole genome shotgun sequence genome:
- the LOC126572208 gene encoding TATA box-binding protein-associated factor RNA polymerase I subunit B: MNRTLEVCEVCGLDSFTLDAGFYYCDECGTKLAIRCETVNDREADGGDQQHEEKKTETKHEISSWEQLNYILHGLTERLIEMGAPAELKRSVLQIWCAYLQKAEIAFFDKRKRSRPRLSLLNQASDLKLIFNRSMERTEKSPRISKCREISEKTRKRRLNQQLLEEEHSLQLLSQQSDLSSTLDSLSQQSTFMDTKKPLSGRFNKQARKRLLEELHMDEEHLDWHEQEAPINSSCHSMSTGTKTNRVPRGASFAANDWTRMNRRSVLLAILALGLNQVGSSIMISDLWRWSEEGHLHFQDIKRYLPDTIDPESYTETIYHLTRFHCSEEEVRKCASHLVRNLLAKPRHPDLPALCLRYLGELALPNDLISCVTKLIAINPPRWASGSWKPTYLPNYEISAMQYILCAMKLLFALDGATEDKLDTATTKLNDLLLPPAPGKHKPLFVWSEWQRYVAMRRIILEQMHFPTHYSQAHMINGKPAFDSALFVDFMESMVVPDEYETSGYRSNNNNGPIREQRIRNLYSILSPLTEKHQREAHGKNTPSRHYEFDPSMQPRRSYLKEILAMDAADRASVYIPPYMWTDHSERVIAPFVNPVPLKRYLLSQHKVRLVTKRTKLSIGHIQMEKYRGVERKIDRYIRRHHLTQVLITNSDDEYDDDDDGDPPVGERKDILDYLEDRIEAKQQNKDELLRHVLLRNVINDLGLAYCLTTNGDNEQIADTVNPFEGNPPLLETLEGEETCARKVHIALPNYFYWTRDGSYDILYIDNKVDEYFSGLPSGFVFLLKEAAAVACSPIHELYHDLRQLEEQIFRFYDKIK; this comes from the exons ATGAACCGTACTCTCGAGGTTTGCGAGGTGTGTGGTCTGGACTCGTTTACCCTGGATGCCGGGTTCTACTACTGCGATGAGTGTGGCACAAAGCTGGCCATCAGGTGCGAAACCGTGAACGATCGTGAGGCCGACGGTGGTGATCAGCAGcacgaggaaaagaaaacagagacAAAACACGAAATTAGTAGCTGGGAGCAGCTGAACTACATACTGCACGGCCTAACGGAGCGACTGATCGAGATGGGAGCGCCGGCGGAATTGAAGAGATCGGTTCTTCAAATATGGTGCGCTTATTTACAGAAAGCGGAAATCGCGTTCTTTGACAAACGCAAACGCTCGCGACCTCGCTTGTCCCTGCTGAATCAAGCGAG CGATTTAAAACTCATCTTTAATCGATCTATGGAGCGTACCGAAAAGTCCCCGAGAATCAGCAAATGTCGAGAGATTAGCGAGAAGACGCGCAAACGGAGGCTGAACCAACAGCTCCTTGAAGAGGAGCACAGTTTGCAGCTACTGAGCCAGCAATCCGACCTGAGCAGTACGCTCGATAGCCTTTCGCAGCAGAGTACGTTCATGGATACGAAGAAGCCACTTTCGGGACGGTTCAACAAGCAGGCTCGCAAGCGGTTACTGGAAGAGCTTCACATGGATGAAGAGCATTTGGACTGGCACGAGCAAGAAGCACCAATAAATTCATCCTGCCATTCGATGTCGACTGGAACGAAAACTAACCGAGTTCCGCGAGGGGCCTCTTTCGCGGCCAATGACTGGACGAGAATGAACCGACGCTCGGTGCTACTGGCCATTTTGGCCCTCGGTCTCAACCAGGTCGGTAGCAGCATAATGATAAGTGACCTCTGGCGATGGTCCGAGGAAGGCCACCTGCATTTCCAAGACATCAAGCGCTACTTACCGGACACTATCGACCCAGAGTCCTACACTGAGACCATTTATCACCTAACGAGATTCCATTGCTCCGAAGAGGAAGTGAGAAAATGTGCAAGCCATTTGGTTCGCAACTTACTGGCTAAACCCCGCCATCCCGATCTACCAGCACTCTGCTTGCGCTATCTGGGCGAATTGGCACTGCCAAACGATTTGATATCCTGCGTAACGAAGCTCATTGCGATCAACCCTCCCAGATGGGCTTCCGGCAGCTGGAAGCCAACGTACTTGCCAAACTACGAAATATCGGCCATGCAGTATATTTTATGTGCGATGAAGCTCCTGTTCGCATTAGATGGTGCGACTGAGGACAAACTGGATACCGCTACGACGAAGCTCAATGATCTGCTCttaccaccggcacccggCAAACACAAGCCGCTCTTTGTGTGGAGTGAATGGCAACGATACGTTGCTATGCGACGCATCATTCTCGAACAGATGCACTTCCCGACGCACTACTCGCAGGCTCATATGATCAACGGAAAACCGGCGTTCGATTCGGCGCTGTTTGTCGACTTTATGGAGTCCATGGTAGTGCCCGATGAGTATGAAACCTCCGGTTACcgatcgaacaacaacaatggaccGATCAGGGAACAGCGGATAAGGAACTTGTACTCCATTCTATCACCGCTCACCGAAAAGCACCAGCGTGAGGCACACGGCAAAAATACGCCGTCACGACATTACGAGTTCGATCCTAGCATGCAGCCACGGCGTTCCTATCTGAAAGAGATTCTAGCGATGGATGCAGCTGATCGAGCCTCCGTCTACATTCCGCCGTATATGTGGACAGATCACAGCGAGCGTGTCATAGCCCCGTTCGTGAATCCAGTGCCACTCAAAAGGTACCTTCTAAGTCAGCATAAGGTTCGATTAGTAACAAAACGAACCAAACTCAGCATTGGCCACATCCAAATGGAGAAATACCGTGGTGtcgaaagaaaaatcgatcgatacatTAGAAGACACCATCTCACGCAAGTGCTTATCACTAACAGTGATGACgaatacgacgacgacgacgatggcgatccgCCCGTTGGGGAAAGGAAAGATATTCTGGATTATCTCGAAGATCGCATTGAAGCAAAGCAGCAAAATAAGGATGAGCTGCTGCGCCACGTGCTTCTCCGGAATGTGATAAACGATCTGGGATTAGCGTACTGCTTAACAACAAACGGCGACAACGAACAGATTGCGGATACGGTCAATCCATTCGAAGGTAATCCACCGTTACTCGAAACGCTAGAGGGCGAGGAAACATGTGCTCGTAAGGTGCACATTGCGCTTCCCAACTATTTCTACTGGACGCGAGATGGAAGCTACGATATACTATATATCGATAACAAAGTAGACGAGTATTTTAGTGGTCTTCCGAgcggttttgtgtttttactaaaagaagctgctgccgTCGCGTGTTCCCCGATACACGAACTGTACCATGATCTCCGTCAACTGGAAGAACAAATTTTTCGGTTTTACGATAAAATAAAGTAG